In Leptospira perdikensis, a single genomic region encodes these proteins:
- a CDS encoding histone deacetylase family protein: protein MKSLKTGITFHEEFLKHNTGLGHPETHGRLESILDHLSDLPSKNFLWKKDFKEAPLSVISSIHDPNYVRSVGIACDEKGNGYLDGDTVFSPRSFYAASLAVGAGLYLADEVLSGSLANGMALVRPPGHHAESDHAMGFCIFNNIAITAKYLQSKGIKRILILDWDVHHGNGTQHQFYDDDSVYFVSLHQYPFYPGTGALSERGRGKGFGSTLNIPLARGAGESEYLSHFSSIHKEMEKFQPEFVLISAGFDAHKKDPLGGMNLSTSTYINFTNEVKKIADTYSGGKIVSFLEGGYDFQALAESVKVHLETLAT from the coding sequence ATGAAATCATTAAAAACAGGTATTACTTTTCATGAAGAATTTTTAAAACACAATACCGGTCTGGGTCACCCAGAAACTCATGGAAGATTAGAATCGATACTGGATCATTTATCCGATTTACCTTCCAAAAATTTTCTTTGGAAAAAAGATTTTAAGGAAGCTCCGCTTTCTGTGATTTCTTCCATCCATGATCCGAATTATGTTCGTTCGGTGGGGATAGCTTGTGACGAAAAAGGGAATGGCTATTTGGATGGAGACACAGTTTTTTCTCCACGTTCCTTTTATGCAGCGAGTCTTGCCGTTGGTGCTGGGTTATACCTAGCCGATGAAGTTCTTTCGGGCAGCTTGGCAAATGGAATGGCACTCGTTCGGCCTCCAGGTCATCATGCTGAGTCGGATCATGCGATGGGATTTTGTATTTTTAATAATATAGCAATCACTGCAAAATACCTTCAGTCCAAAGGAATCAAACGAATTTTGATTTTAGATTGGGATGTTCATCATGGAAATGGCACACAACACCAGTTCTACGATGATGATTCGGTTTATTTTGTATCACTCCACCAGTATCCTTTTTATCCGGGAACAGGGGCCTTGTCGGAACGGGGAAGAGGGAAAGGATTCGGATCCACTCTCAACATTCCATTGGCCAGAGGTGCAGGTGAGTCTGAATATTTATCTCACTTTTCTTCCATACATAAGGAGATGGAAAAATTCCAACCAGAGTTTGTTTTGATTTCGGCTGGTTTCGATGCCCACAAGAAAGATCCGTTAGGTGGAATGAATTTATCTACTTCTACGTATATTAACTTTACTAACGAAGTAAAAAAAATCGCTGATACTTATTCTGGCGGTAAAATTGTTTCCTTTTTAGAAGGTGGTTATGATTTCCAGGCGCTAGCAGAATCAGTAAAAGTACACTTGGAAACCTTGGCGACTTAG
- a CDS encoding esterase/lipase family protein, with protein MIQILINSLAGKTVSLTQKTTDSLLKGVQFLVKGSLTSAGGGLDLLSNAFFYKPEWRDALQKAGVQVKETGHKSNENLQKTIEQTNQAFEKAIFKVELTAKQSDDMVFDNRMVSSILGSSHNQKFKLTKIDMSFRTIGKDITAKETIAEFKESKKTKSVLFLPGLFTDETVWQEQTVEYKERKITSPGLATELQEQGYYPFYLRYNHGLPIHENGKKLMHLLDVFFNEDPNIKPDIICYSLGCLIFRSCLYHAKLENKEWLPKFGKIILIAAPNKGSYLEKIGFWLGFLFEKSPNVALKIIGMIGNLRSDAIKDLSFGLIRKEEKGWIETISGYFGETYFNELDDMDAYQAYALMEGAENPLQNFLGDGIVEKKSLTYLTDKVFNQKTNPSLRTLELNKQNHFSIISARPLIHWVKVVLGLTPEG; from the coding sequence GTGATCCAAATCCTCATCAACTCCCTAGCCGGAAAAACAGTCTCGCTCACACAAAAAACTACCGATTCCCTGCTGAAAGGGGTACAATTCCTAGTCAAAGGAAGCCTAACGAGCGCAGGTGGAGGATTGGATTTACTTTCCAATGCTTTTTTTTATAAACCAGAATGGAGAGATGCCTTACAAAAAGCGGGAGTCCAGGTCAAAGAGACTGGCCACAAATCCAATGAGAACCTGCAAAAGACAATAGAACAAACAAACCAAGCCTTCGAAAAAGCTATCTTCAAAGTGGAACTCACCGCCAAACAAAGTGATGATATGGTGTTTGATAACCGTATGGTATCAAGTATCCTTGGAAGTTCTCATAATCAAAAATTCAAACTCACAAAGATTGATATGAGTTTTCGAACCATTGGAAAAGACATCACCGCGAAAGAAACGATCGCAGAATTCAAAGAATCAAAAAAAACTAAATCCGTTCTCTTCCTTCCTGGACTATTTACAGATGAAACCGTTTGGCAGGAACAAACTGTGGAATATAAAGAAAGAAAAATTACTTCGCCTGGCCTCGCCACAGAATTACAAGAACAAGGGTACTATCCATTTTATTTGAGATACAATCATGGACTTCCTATTCATGAAAATGGGAAAAAACTCATGCACCTGTTGGATGTATTTTTTAATGAAGATCCAAACATCAAACCAGATATCATTTGTTATAGTTTGGGATGTCTTATCTTTCGATCTTGCCTTTACCATGCAAAACTTGAAAACAAAGAATGGCTCCCCAAATTTGGGAAAATCATTCTAATTGCTGCACCAAACAAAGGTTCGTATCTAGAAAAAATTGGATTTTGGCTCGGATTTTTATTTGAAAAAAGTCCGAATGTGGCACTTAAAATCATTGGTATGATAGGAAATCTTCGCAGTGATGCCATTAAGGACCTGTCCTTTGGACTCATCCGAAAAGAAGAAAAAGGTTGGATAGAAACCATTTCTGGATACTTCGGAGAAACCTATTTTAATGAACTAGATGATATGGATGCCTACCAAGCCTATGCTCTTATGGAAGGAGCAGAGAATCCTTTGCAAAACTTTCTTGGAGATGGGATTGTAGAGAAAAAAAGTCTTACCTACTTAACAGATAAAGTCTTTAATCAAAAAACAAATCCTTCATTGCGAACACTGGAATTAAACAAACAAAATCATTTTTCCATCATCAGCGCCAGACCACTAATACATTGGGTGAAAGTTGTATTGGGACTCACACCAGAAGGCTAA
- a CDS encoding DUF1554 domain-containing protein: protein MRIHLLVSFLCSLWMVSCNQVNPRDELLFTLINGLNPTTTTSTTIAIPTTAKINVSSASVTLTYGTPQNFGISLVKLPTANVTITLTFTSSKLQVNGSNSPLTNVLTFTPANYNVVQAVNLASATQIIDSSSLSITATSTDTYYNGVSGSIPITHRNVNIVYTGSSFIFQEDVVAPTLTPTISFSHTSCSVAPALPNGLSLNTSTCVISGTPADPQVATTYTITATNGSESDGENISIRIEPTVYKVFITAATFGGNLQGAAANGPAGADLKCNADTNKPATGTYKAMLTDGTNRRSCSSDNCGGGVGENIDWVFQSGRIYIRANDSASLLSPNAAGILPVDGSGNFTTNPYNLNHSFDSGTTKEFWTGFAQTNYWQEATAQTQNSCNDWTDGTNTSPTSDGGRVGASNSTNYGAFRNGSGRSCSATYYLLCVEQ, encoded by the coding sequence GTGCGCATTCATCTATTAGTTTCCTTTCTTTGTTCTCTTTGGATGGTTTCTTGTAACCAAGTCAATCCCCGAGATGAGTTACTTTTCACTTTGATCAATGGGCTGAATCCTACAACAACGACTTCCACTACGATTGCGATTCCAACGACGGCAAAAATAAATGTATCGAGTGCCAGTGTCACCCTAACCTACGGAACACCACAAAACTTCGGAATCTCTCTTGTGAAACTGCCGACTGCCAACGTTACAATTACTTTAACCTTTACTTCATCGAAATTGCAGGTCAATGGGTCAAACTCCCCACTAACAAATGTTCTGACATTCACACCCGCAAATTACAATGTAGTCCAAGCAGTCAATTTGGCTTCTGCTACCCAAATTATAGACTCCTCTTCTCTCAGCATCACAGCAACCAGTACAGACACATATTATAACGGTGTCTCTGGAAGTATTCCCATCACCCATAGAAACGTTAATATTGTTTATACTGGCAGTTCGTTTATTTTTCAGGAAGATGTAGTTGCGCCGACACTCACACCGACTATTAGTTTTTCACATACTTCTTGTTCGGTGGCACCTGCACTTCCCAACGGCCTCAGTTTGAACACAAGCACTTGTGTGATTTCAGGAACGCCGGCAGATCCACAAGTGGCAACGACATATACGATTACTGCGACTAATGGATCCGAATCTGATGGCGAAAATATTTCCATCCGAATCGAACCGACTGTATATAAGGTATTTATCACCGCAGCGACATTTGGCGGAAACTTACAAGGAGCCGCAGCCAATGGACCAGCTGGTGCTGACTTAAAATGTAATGCGGACACAAACAAACCGGCAACGGGAACTTATAAAGCAATGCTTACAGATGGAACCAATAGAAGGTCTTGTTCTTCAGATAACTGTGGTGGTGGAGTTGGAGAAAATATAGATTGGGTTTTTCAATCGGGAAGGATTTACATTCGTGCAAATGATTCAGCAAGTTTACTGAGTCCCAATGCCGCAGGAATTTTACCGGTAGATGGATCTGGTAACTTCACGACCAATCCTTATAATCTAAACCATTCTTTTGATTCGGGAACGACTAAAGAATTTTGGACTGGATTTGCTCAAACCAACTATTGGCAAGAGGCAACTGCACAAACGCAAAACAGTTGTAACGATTGGACTGATGGTACGAATACCTCTCCAACAAGTGACGGCGGGCGTGTCGGTGCATCCAATAGCACAAATTATGGTGCCTTTCGGAATGGTAGTGGAAGAAGCTGCTCCGCTACCTACTACCTACTTTGTGTAGAACAATAA
- a CDS encoding NADP-dependent glyceraldehyde-3-phosphate dehydrogenase, producing MSFVFPSEDSIPENYRITPIHQKEYLLGGEIQIWEGESQIVKSPIFLNKNGKLEQVVLGSYPSFDEKQSLLALDAAVKAYNHGTGVWPIATPKERIEAVRKFITLMKGKKDQIVLLLMWEIGKTEKDAIKEFERTIEYLEDTIESLQELETSSANYIKEGGLIAQIKRSPYGVVLCMGPFNYPLNETFCTLIPAILMGNTVVFKPAKYGVLLLQPLLECFKEAFPPGVINTVYGDGAKVISPIMESGKIDVFAFIGSSHTANLITKKHPKLNRLRSVLGLNAKNPAIVLPDTDLKTMVPEILSGSLSYNGQRCTALKILFVHKDILDEFTKLYLEEFSKWKAGMPWDLGVNFTPLPEEGKTKWLKELLDDAVTHGAKILNPGGGEINESFMFPAILSPVSPNTRLYHEEQFGPLVPIVPFSSVEEPLNYIFESNMGQQASIFGKDPKTIGKLIDVLVNQVARVNWNAQCQRGPDSFPFSGRKDSADGTLSVSDALRVFSIRTVVSFKDSEMGRNLLGDVLKDRTSNYLSQEFHL from the coding sequence ATGAGCTTTGTTTTTCCGTCAGAAGACTCCATTCCAGAAAATTACCGCATTACACCCATCCACCAAAAAGAATACCTACTCGGTGGAGAAATTCAGATCTGGGAAGGTGAATCTCAAATTGTAAAATCGCCCATCTTTCTGAACAAAAATGGCAAATTGGAACAAGTGGTTTTAGGATCCTATCCAAGTTTTGATGAAAAACAAAGTTTACTTGCACTTGATGCTGCCGTAAAAGCCTATAACCACGGAACAGGTGTTTGGCCCATTGCCACTCCCAAAGAACGAATCGAAGCAGTTCGAAAGTTCATCACTCTCATGAAAGGAAAAAAAGACCAGATTGTTTTACTTCTTATGTGGGAGATTGGCAAAACAGAAAAAGATGCCATAAAAGAATTTGAGAGAACCATCGAATACCTAGAAGATACAATTGAATCATTACAAGAACTCGAAACAAGTTCAGCAAATTATATCAAAGAAGGTGGACTCATTGCACAAATCAAACGTTCTCCTTATGGTGTGGTTCTTTGTATGGGACCATTCAATTATCCGTTGAATGAAACTTTCTGCACTCTCATCCCAGCCATCCTTATGGGAAATACCGTTGTTTTCAAACCGGCAAAGTATGGTGTGTTGTTGCTACAACCTCTTCTTGAATGTTTTAAGGAAGCTTTCCCACCTGGTGTGATTAATACCGTGTATGGTGATGGTGCCAAAGTAATTTCTCCGATTATGGAATCTGGCAAAATTGATGTTTTTGCATTTATTGGGTCGAGTCATACTGCCAATCTCATCACTAAAAAACATCCCAAACTCAACCGCCTAAGATCTGTTTTAGGACTAAATGCAAAAAACCCAGCAATTGTTTTACCTGATACAGACTTAAAAACAATGGTTCCTGAAATTCTCTCCGGGTCACTTTCTTATAATGGACAACGATGTACCGCACTCAAAATTCTATTTGTTCACAAAGATATTTTAGATGAATTTACAAAACTATACTTAGAAGAATTTTCCAAATGGAAGGCAGGAATGCCTTGGGATCTTGGAGTCAATTTCACCCCACTCCCGGAAGAAGGAAAAACCAAATGGTTAAAGGAACTTTTGGACGATGCAGTGACCCATGGTGCAAAAATTCTAAATCCTGGTGGCGGCGAGATCAATGAATCGTTTATGTTTCCAGCAATCCTTTCTCCTGTTTCACCAAACACACGTTTGTATCATGAAGAACAATTTGGGCCACTCGTTCCAATTGTTCCTTTCTCTTCTGTAGAAGAACCGTTAAATTATATCTTTGAATCCAATATGGGCCAACAAGCTAGTATCTTTGGAAAGGATCCAAAAACAATCGGCAAACTAATCGATGTATTGGTAAACCAAGTGGCCCGAGTGAATTGGAACGCTCAGTGCCAACGGGGGCCAGATTCCTTTCCTTTTTCTGGGCGTAAAGATTCGGCCGACGGAACACTTTCCGTTTCCGATGCCCTTCGCGTATTTTCCATTCGCACTGTTGTGAGCTTCAAAGACAGTGAGATGGGACGTAATCTTCTAGGAGATGTACTGAAAGATCGGACGTCCAATTACTTAAGCCAAGAATTTCACTTGTAA
- a CDS encoding MaoC family dehydratase gives MAEKPMSPFGELAPSTPASLSDVKKNIYGRYLEEFNVGDIYVHPRQFTVDRSFAQEFATVFMDANPLYLSAEYAKAHGFADLLVHPLMVFNLALSIGVQNNSEKALANLGYYNAQFLLPVYPGDTLSSRTKILAVDDKGPEKPGIVHVRTLCLNQKNEVVLQYERKIMIYQSNGKPKGNPKPGDSSAFFPESKTPALKLPTLKFPTEMKDVTWGHTYFENFKPGQIYVHQNGRTITDEHVQWTFRVGNTHPLHYDKLYSAGISGPMGGEPVVYGGLVFGWLAGMASRDISENAIWELGFTEGYHTQPAFSGDTVTCISRILTTEDKGTEYGIPAGEVQIQFIGLKNIKANDALDKFGADLFLKENDKKKLGKEKIPEKIFEIERRLIIKKQP, from the coding sequence ATGGCCGAAAAACCTATGTCCCCCTTTGGTGAGTTAGCTCCCAGCACACCCGCTTCTCTCTCTGACGTTAAAAAGAACATTTATGGACGATACCTCGAAGAATTCAATGTAGGTGATATCTACGTTCACCCTCGTCAATTCACAGTGGACAGAAGTTTTGCCCAAGAATTTGCCACTGTGTTTATGGATGCAAACCCACTTTATCTTTCTGCTGAATATGCAAAAGCTCACGGATTTGCTGACTTACTCGTTCATCCACTAATGGTGTTCAACTTAGCACTTTCAATTGGTGTTCAAAATAACAGCGAGAAGGCGCTTGCAAACCTCGGTTATTACAACGCACAATTTTTATTACCTGTTTATCCAGGAGATACTCTTTCTTCTCGAACTAAAATTTTAGCAGTGGATGACAAAGGCCCTGAAAAACCAGGAATCGTTCATGTAAGAACACTTTGTCTCAACCAAAAGAATGAAGTGGTTTTGCAATATGAACGTAAAATCATGATTTACCAATCCAATGGAAAACCAAAAGGCAATCCAAAACCAGGTGATTCTTCTGCATTCTTTCCAGAGTCAAAAACTCCAGCACTCAAACTTCCAACTCTTAAATTCCCAACAGAGATGAAAGACGTAACTTGGGGACATACTTACTTTGAAAACTTCAAACCAGGTCAAATCTATGTTCACCAAAATGGAAGAACCATCACTGACGAACATGTCCAATGGACATTTCGCGTAGGAAATACTCATCCGCTACATTATGATAAATTGTATTCCGCAGGAATCTCTGGTCCTATGGGTGGAGAACCAGTGGTTTACGGTGGACTCGTATTTGGTTGGTTAGCTGGTATGGCATCACGTGATATTTCTGAAAACGCAATTTGGGAACTGGGATTCACAGAAGGATACCATACACAACCTGCCTTTTCTGGTGACACAGTGACTTGTATTTCCAGAATTTTAACCACTGAAGACAAAGGAACTGAATACGGAATCCCTGCGGGTGAAGTTCAAATCCAATTCATTGGTTTGAAAAACATCAAAGCAAACGATGCATTGGACAAATTCGGTGCTGATCTTTTCCTCAAAGAAAACGATAAAAAGAAATTAGGAAAAGAAAAAATTCCAGAGAAAATCTTCGAAATCGAAAGAAGATTGATCATCAAAAAACAACCATAA
- a CDS encoding MBL fold metallo-hydrolase has translation MKVTIPKRIPDMEDIGDGVFKIVLPQPFYAPNNIYLYHGNDGLTLIDSGYIESIPMLQASLKTRGFSFKDIRHIIYTHNHLDHISSSLVLKSYAKNVTYYGYRAMADGVGNYLESMMLFEEATEDLFHKAFGDKEELDRILEESRKGWRQFFSKFGETKKGDPVLRIDVPIDHNDSLELGGRLFRFLYTPGHNLYHITPVDPSTGVYFSGDLIIANLTAIYSEMDGSLGDYYFTLSKLLEEPIKRMLPAHGNEIEDPRKTITLVKKTLSILEKGVLRRLREGESDLKVLMEAAIGKKVHNGGHLPTALGLVYSIIQKLVLEGQIRIEKRENGYEIFHIVN, from the coding sequence ATGAAAGTTACCATCCCCAAAAGAATTCCGGACATGGAAGACATCGGGGATGGTGTCTTCAAAATTGTTCTACCGCAACCTTTTTACGCTCCCAACAATATATATCTATATCATGGAAATGACGGTTTGACCTTAATCGACTCAGGTTATATCGAATCCATACCGATGTTACAAGCATCCCTAAAAACTAGGGGATTTTCTTTTAAAGACATTCGCCACATCATTTACACTCACAACCATCTTGATCATATCTCTTCTTCTTTGGTGTTGAAGTCCTATGCTAAAAACGTAACCTATTACGGTTACCGTGCCATGGCAGATGGAGTGGGAAATTATTTAGAATCGATGATGCTTTTTGAAGAGGCTACGGAAGATCTATTTCATAAGGCATTTGGCGATAAAGAAGAACTGGATCGGATTTTGGAAGAATCACGCAAAGGTTGGCGTCAATTTTTTAGTAAATTTGGTGAAACCAAAAAGGGGGATCCTGTTTTAAGAATTGATGTCCCGATCGACCATAACGACAGTTTAGAGTTAGGTGGAAGATTATTCCGATTTTTGTATACACCTGGCCATAATTTATATCATATCACTCCTGTGGATCCTTCTACGGGTGTTTATTTTTCAGGGGATCTTATCATTGCCAACCTCACTGCCATTTATTCTGAAATGGATGGAAGTTTGGGTGATTATTATTTTACACTCTCTAAACTTTTGGAAGAACCCATCAAACGAATGTTACCTGCTCATGGTAACGAAATTGAAGATCCCAGGAAAACCATCACTCTTGTGAAAAAAACATTGAGCATTTTGGAAAAAGGAGTTCTTCGACGCCTTAGAGAAGGGGAGTCGGATCTAAAGGTGTTAATGGAAGCTGCCATTGGAAAAAAAGTCCATAATGGTGGTCATTTACCAACCGCTTTAGGGCTTGTATACAGTATCATTCAGAAATTAGTTTTAGAAGGACAAATTCGAATCGAAAAACGAGAAAATGGATACGAAATCTTTCATATTGTAAACTAG
- a CDS encoding DUF2079 domain-containing protein translates to MVYLFFLFSLVSPFLFISPKNFHTPFQKGVSLFLILLVIVSFWKEKKSKKQSFSFDLLSEGQIATLPYLVCISCIIFLLGSTYHAFHLTKEIANTFLFHDADYIGLSDILLSIANGQGFSTAYYSESGQGSYLSHHFAPGMAVLSPFIGLIPNRWGLAIGIFATYQLGTILWILWAYRITIKNPKKFGVKFLVFWILITNQLYLYRIGSSFHFEALVIVFGFFFFYIWEQRKKIPNVQVHFFWIYYTILSLATILYLSIKEDIGIYLLLFFLPTVLITLYKHWKKIWNPEAPNTLNSFSAEEKNYLRSLILILSIVSLWLGFVFFIYPIFGDKSESITWTNVLTQGYHSAFKQVTGFQKSIQIFLELIVSGGLGIFQMLAEIMGIGLIYVTHLLSTRPWHHEVYTYYSYSLAPFILYAGILWILSEKKISISFAFFILACLFWKNSLDQNFPLDINIKSPWENPSVQKDIHSDLKEINSILLSKSKGQVLLEGENHLQSLDIEKNTLGIFVFSQYNLSFWITDRTKTYPLEQVKNSRSICKTANVCYMVLAEGFTDEILWPKSRILEYKKEFENQKGFLIWKGKQTEVWQLPSIQGTQIHQN, encoded by the coding sequence GTGGTTTACTTATTTTTTTTATTCAGCTTAGTTTCTCCTTTTCTCTTTATTTCTCCTAAAAACTTTCATACCCCCTTCCAAAAGGGGGTATCTCTTTTTTTAATCCTACTTGTTATTGTAAGTTTCTGGAAAGAAAAGAAGTCCAAAAAACAATCATTCAGTTTTGATTTGTTATCAGAAGGACAAATCGCTACTCTTCCCTACTTAGTTTGTATCAGTTGTATTATTTTTTTATTAGGAAGTACATACCATGCTTTTCACCTAACAAAAGAAATTGCTAATACCTTTTTATTTCACGATGCAGATTATATTGGTTTATCGGATATTCTCCTATCGATTGCAAATGGACAAGGTTTTTCTACTGCCTATTATTCAGAATCGGGACAAGGTAGTTATCTTTCACATCATTTTGCACCTGGAATGGCAGTTTTATCGCCCTTCATTGGTTTAATCCCGAATCGCTGGGGCCTTGCTATTGGCATATTTGCCACTTACCAATTGGGAACCATTCTTTGGATACTTTGGGCCTATCGAATCACAATTAAGAATCCAAAAAAGTTTGGAGTCAAATTCTTAGTTTTTTGGATTCTGATTACCAACCAATTATACCTTTACCGGATCGGATCGAGTTTTCATTTTGAGGCGTTAGTAATCGTTTTCGGATTTTTCTTTTTTTATATTTGGGAACAGAGGAAAAAGATACCCAATGTCCAAGTTCATTTCTTTTGGATTTATTATACTATTTTATCTTTAGCTACCATTCTCTATCTCTCTATAAAAGAGGATATTGGCATCTACCTACTTCTTTTTTTTCTACCGACAGTTTTAATAACTTTATACAAACATTGGAAAAAAATATGGAATCCTGAAGCGCCCAACACATTAAACTCCTTCTCTGCAGAAGAAAAAAACTACCTCCGTTCACTAATACTTATCTTAAGCATTGTATCCTTATGGCTTGGATTTGTATTTTTCATTTATCCCATATTTGGTGACAAATCAGAATCTATCACTTGGACCAATGTTTTAACACAAGGATACCACTCTGCGTTCAAACAGGTAACTGGGTTTCAAAAATCCATTCAAATTTTTTTGGAACTGATTGTCAGTGGCGGACTTGGAATCTTTCAAATGTTAGCGGAAATCATGGGAATTGGGCTAATATACGTTACACATTTATTATCTACAAGACCATGGCATCATGAAGTGTATACCTATTACAGTTATTCGCTCGCACCGTTCATCCTCTACGCAGGAATTCTGTGGATTCTCTCGGAAAAAAAGATTTCTATTTCATTTGCGTTTTTTATACTCGCTTGCCTTTTCTGGAAGAACTCACTCGATCAAAATTTTCCATTAGATATAAATATCAAAAGTCCGTGGGAGAATCCTAGTGTGCAAAAGGATATTCATTCGGACTTAAAGGAAATCAATTCAATCCTTCTCTCCAAAAGTAAAGGACAGGTTCTTCTGGAAGGGGAGAACCATCTTCAATCCTTGGATATAGAAAAAAACACTTTGGGAATTTTTGTATTTTCACAATACAATTTGTCTTTTTGGATCACAGATAGAACAAAAACCTACCCGTTAGAACAAGTTAAAAATTCGAGGTCGATTTGCAAAACAGCAAATGTCTGTTATATGGTACTGGCGGAAGGATTTACAGACGAAATTTTGTGGCCTAAATCAAGGATTTTAGAATATAAAAAAGAATTCGAAAACCAAAAAGGATTTTTGATTTGGAAAGGAAAACAAACCGAAGTTTGGCAACTACCTTCAATTCAAGGAACTCAAATCCATCAAAATTGA
- a CDS encoding aldolase, which produces METSIHVLRNTLLEMKENYSFVCIKTGTETEDMGEEEISLLKTITAGILPLYVKIGGPEARNDIRICQRIGVSGISAPMVESEYALKNFIQTMKNLLTPSEYESYNKSINMETITGYRNLMDIFDSASFQALEQVTAARSDLSASMDKKPDDKEVTRVAKKIISEAKSRGKKTSVGGTITKTNFDLIANEIEPDFINSRHVMVDTKKAMSIGATDVAECMLLFEMDLFEFFSKTFPEKGYYYRNRVEINRERIGERKVLYFIR; this is translated from the coding sequence ATGGAAACATCAATCCACGTTTTGCGAAATACCTTATTGGAGATGAAAGAGAATTACTCTTTTGTCTGTATCAAAACAGGAACGGAAACCGAGGATATGGGAGAAGAGGAAATCTCCCTTCTAAAAACGATCACCGCCGGTATTTTACCACTCTACGTCAAAATTGGTGGTCCAGAAGCCAGAAATGATATCCGCATCTGTCAAAGAATCGGAGTTTCGGGGATTTCGGCACCTATGGTGGAATCTGAGTATGCCTTAAAAAACTTCATCCAAACCATGAAGAATCTCCTGACACCTTCTGAATACGAATCCTATAATAAATCCATCAATATGGAGACCATCACAGGTTATAGAAACTTGATGGATATTTTTGATTCGGCTTCTTTTCAGGCTCTAGAGCAAGTAACAGCTGCTAGATCAGATTTAAGCGCGTCTATGGACAAAAAACCCGATGACAAAGAAGTCACAAGGGTTGCTAAAAAAATCATTTCCGAAGCGAAAAGCAGAGGGAAAAAAACTTCTGTGGGTGGAACCATCACCAAAACAAATTTCGATCTGATTGCAAACGAAATCGAACCAGATTTTATTAACTCACGTCATGTCATGGTAGATACAAAAAAGGCGATGTCGATTGGAGCAACTGATGTTGCCGAATGTATGTTATTATTCGAAATGGATTTATTTGAATTTTTCTCTAAAACATTCCCCGAAAAAGGTTATTATTATCGAAACCGAGTGGAAATCAATCGAGAACGGATCGGAGAAAGGAAGGTTCTTTACTTCATTCGTTAA